A region of the Nocardia nova SH22a genome:
CCCGCTGCTGATCGGTGCGGGCGGCAACGCCGGAGCGCAGGCCGCCACCTCCTGTGTCCGCGCACTCGCGGTGGGCGAGGTGCGGGTGTCGGATCTGGTCAAGGTGATCTGGCGCGAGTGCCGGGTGGGCCTGGTTCTCGGTTCGATGCTGGCGGTGGTCGGCATGGTCATCGGCGCGGCGTTCGTCGGGGCGCAGATCGCGCTGGTCGTGGGCATCACCCTGGTGATCATCTGCGGCTGGGCCGCGACCATCGGCGGCACGATGCCGTTGCTGGCCAAGAAGTTGCGCATCGATCCGGCGGTCATCTCCGCGCCCATGGTGACGACGATGGTCGACGCGACCGGGCTGATCATCTACTTCACCACCGCGAAGCTCGTACTCGGCATCTGAGCCCGGAGGTGGGCCGGTGGTTCCTGTCTTGCCGCGCTGTAGGCGACAGCAAATCTTCGGCGTCGCCGCGTGCCCCGCCGCGGCGGTGGTGACGGACTCGCCGCACGGGTCATGCGGCACCGACCGTGATGTGGAACTTCCCACCCCGCAAGGCATTTACCCAGGAACCGCCGAGACACAAGGTGTTGTGTTATTCGTTCTGGCTCGCCCCTAGGAGTAGTGTTCAGATTGACTTAGAACGGATGGTCCGGCGACGGTCAGAAGGGTGAGTGAGCGGGCGTGAAGCTGATCGATCGAGTGTCTGCGATCAACTGGAATCGGGTGCCCGATGAGAAGGATGCCGAGGTCTGGGACCGGCTCGTCGGCAACTTCTGGTTGCCGGAGAAGGTTCCGGTGTCCAACGACATTCCCTCGTGGGCCACGCTGAACCCGCAGGAGAAGCAGCTGACCATGCGGGTGTTCACGGGCTTGACCCTGCTGGACACCATTCAGGGCACGGTCGGCGCGGTGAGCCTGATCCCGGATGCGCGCACCCCGCACGAGGAGGCGGTGTACACCAACATCGCGTTCATGGAGTCGGTGCACGCCAAGAGCTACAGCTCCATCTTCTCCACGCTGTGCTCCACCCGCGAGATCGACGACGCTTTCCGCTGGTCGGAGGAGAATCCGAACCTGCAGCGCAAGGCCGAGATCGTCCTCGACTACTACCGGGGCGACGAGCCGCTCAAGCGCAAGGTGGCCTCCACGCTGCTCGAGAGCTTCCTGTTCTACTCCGGCTTCTACCTGCCGATGTACTGGTCCTCGCGCGCCAAGCTCACCAACACCGCCGACCTGATCCGCCTGATCATCCGCGACGAGGCCGTGCACGGCTACTACATCGGCTACAAGTACCAGAAGGGCCTCGAGGACCTCACCCAGCCCGAGCGCGACGAGCTCAAGAACTACACCTTCGAGCTGCTGTTCGAGCTGTACGAGAACGAGGTCGAATACACTCAGGACCTCTACGACGAGGTCGGCCTCACCGAGGACGTCAAGAAGTTCCTGCGCTACAACGCCAACAAGGCCCTGATGAACCTCGGCTACGAGGGCCTCTTCCCGCGCGACGAGACCGACGTCAACCCGGCCATTCTGTCGGCCCTGTCACCCAACGCCGACGAGAACCACGACTTCTTCTCCGGTTCCGGCTCGAGCTACGTGATCGGCAAGGCGGTCAACACCGAGGACGAGGACTGGGACTTCTGAGTCGCTCGCGAACCCGGACGTAACACCCTGTGTGCGTCCGGGTTTCGCGTTTCAGAAGCCGTTGCTGTGCGGCCGATCCGGTCGGCGGGGTCGGTGTAGTCGATCGGACGGCGGCTGCGCGTGTCACCTCGGATTTCGACTGCTCGACGAATCGATGACCACCGTCGCGGCAGTCGTAGACAGTTTCGCGGCTGATACCGAATTCGGCGGCCCCCGGCCGCTGCGATCTCTGCGAGGGGCAGTGCGCTTCGAGCCCGGCGGAAACACCCATCATGCTCGGCAGCAGGGTTCGCCATCGGCGAGTCCTCGCCCGTGAACGTCCGGCTCTCCGTGACGAATTCGGTCCGCACTTCCCTGCTGGTGAAGGTTGTAGACCGCGGCCTGACATGGGCACCGACCTCTTCGCCTCTAGTGCCCGGGTGCCACCACCACTGGGGAGGCGATCGACGCGGCGGTTTAATCTATCTCATACTATATCTATCTCATACTTCCTAGTGGTGCCCGCATCAGCAGGCGCGGAACGGATACGAACCGATGCGCACACTTGTCCGGACAGTCAGGTTGACTCTCGCCGCGGCGGCGGTCGTTGCTGGAACAATAGCTGCGGCCGGACCGGCGAATGCGGTGGCGACCCCAGCCGAAGCATGTGGCAACAACTATCACGAAATCGACCACCATGACCTACCGCTCGCCACCATATATCTCTTGTACAACGGAACAGACAACTGTGTTGTGACCCGGAAAAACGAATACGTGGGAACCCCGACTGCGGTAAATGCTTCAATAGAAATTGCTGGCCAGCCCACTACAAGAGTCTCCGACTCGCGCACCGATTACAAGTATTACGCGGGGCCTGTGAGAATTTCAGCCAAGGGGAAATGCATCCAGTGGGAAGGTGAAGCCCAAAAGCCCGGGAAATATGCTGACATCGTGAACTACTGGAAATCCAAGCCGAGTCACTGCAGATAGGAAATGCTGTCGGGGCTTTGCAGGCTCGGCTGGTCCGGCCTGCTGGTCAGTCCGTCACGTACCCATTGAGTGTCTTGCGCAGGTCCTCGAGGATCGCGCGGGCGGCGGTCACGCCCGAGCCGTGC
Encoded here:
- the nrdF gene encoding class 1b ribonucleoside-diphosphate reductase subunit beta produces the protein MKLIDRVSAINWNRVPDEKDAEVWDRLVGNFWLPEKVPVSNDIPSWATLNPQEKQLTMRVFTGLTLLDTIQGTVGAVSLIPDARTPHEEAVYTNIAFMESVHAKSYSSIFSTLCSTREIDDAFRWSEENPNLQRKAEIVLDYYRGDEPLKRKVASTLLESFLFYSGFYLPMYWSSRAKLTNTADLIRLIIRDEAVHGYYIGYKYQKGLEDLTQPERDELKNYTFELLFELYENEVEYTQDLYDEVGLTEDVKKFLRYNANKALMNLGYEGLFPRDETDVNPAILSALSPNADENHDFFSGSGSSYVIGKAVNTEDEDWDF